The Streptomyces sp. NBC_00576 genome contains the following window.
GCGCCGCCCAGTCTTCTCGGCCGACGACGGCCGCGACGACGGGGCATCTGCGGGCCCGGCCGCCGCGCCGTACCCAGTACGAGACCGTCGTGTAGCGCGCCCGCACCCAGCCACGAGCCACGAGCAAGGAGGAAGACGGAAGTTGGGTTTCGCGGAGAAGCGTGGGAACTACTGGCGCGGCCGATACAAGACCGCGCCCGGCATGCACCTCACGGTCGCCGACGAGAACGGCAAGGCGATCCGGTTCGCCACCAAGGGCGAGGCCCAGCGCGCCGCGAGCGAGGCCGAGAACAAGTACCGGCGCGGTGACTGGCGCGACCCGTCGCTTGGCCAGGAGACCTTCGGCGAGTACGCGAACCGCTGGTACGCGGCCCAGGATCTGGCCGCCTCGACCATGCAGAACTACAAGCGTCACATCGAGGAGCACCTGCTCCCCGACTTCGAGGACAAGGCGCTCGCCGGCGTCCTGCGCATGGACGTTGACCTGTGGGAGAAGAAGGAGAAGGCCGTGTACGCGGCCTCCAGCGTCAAGACCTGGCGCTCGACGCTCCACCTGATCTTCGAGGACGCGATCGACGAGGGCTTGATCACGTCCAACCCGGCGGCCAGGCGGCGCGGACGCGGCAAGCGCGCCGGCCGCTCCCGCGACCGCGGCCCGGAGAAGGTCATCACTGACCCGCTCGGCATCCTGCTGACCGCCGAACGGGCCGCCCTGCTCTCCGGCCGCGACGACGAGTTCGTCGCCGTCGTCCTCAAGGGGTACACCGGCATGCGCTGGGGCGAAATCGTCGGCCTGGAGACGGAGTTCGCCCGCCCAGGCTCCGTCCGCGTCGAGTGGCAGCTGTACGAACTCGACACCGGCGAGTTGGTGCGCTGTCCGCCCAAGGACGACAGCTACCGCAAGATCGATGCGATGGACTGGTTGTCGGCCCTGGTCGCCAACCACGTCGCCCGAACGAAGCCGAAACCCTGCCCGTGTCACGGCAAGACCTACGTCTTCCGGGGACAGGGCGCGGCCCGCACCGGCGGCCACCAGGGTGCGAAGCTCATCGACGTCGCACGCCGTGCCGAAGTCTCCACGGGCACGGTGTCCAACGTCCTCAACCACCCCGACCGCGTCACCGAGGCCAAGCGGGTGAGGGTGGAGCAGGCCATCGTGGACCTGGGGTTCGTGCGGGGCGGCGTGGTGGCGCAGCACGCCGCCCACTGGCGCCGAAACGGCTTTGCGACATGGCTGTTCACTCCGGCGGTCTCCGGCTGGTACCCGAGGAAGGCACCGCAGGATGCCCGCCCCGTACCGCTCCTGGGCGAACCGCGGCCCGGCATCCCGGCCCGGGGACGTGGCGCCAGTGACCGGGCCGACGCCTGCTGGCTCCCGATCGCCAAGGGCCTTACGCCCCACGGCCTTCGCCACACCCACCGGACCGTGATGGAGGACCTCGGCACCGAGAAGGTCCTCATGGACGAACGCATGGGCCACATCGACGGATCGGTCTCGGCTCGCTACGCCCACGTCACCCCTGGCATGCGCAAGCGCCTCATGCTCGGACTGACTGAACAATGGGAGACGGCACTCGACGCTCGCCTGGCGATGAGCCCCACGTCACCAGTCCGCGTACTCGGCGATTTCCTACGGGCACGCAGAGAGTCGCATGCGCCTGAAGAGCCCCAACGGTGAATGCTGCTGTGCTCCTGGCGGTCACCGCCAGGAGCACAGCCATCTCCCGCGATGCCTCACCGGCCCAGCGTCAACATGGAGCGGTCAGCTCGCTCCGGCCGTTACGGCAAATACCCGGTGACGGGGCCAACAGACCTGGCTCAATAGGCACATGGAGATTGGCGAACACTGGGCCTACCGCGCGAGGCCGAAGGATCTGGGCAGCGCGGTTCGCCAGGTGGAGGTCGTTCGAGTGGGCGGTCCTGGTAGGTCTGGTTGGATCCACGTGCGATTTCTCGAAGGCGATGCCGTTGGCCTGCAGGAGTGGGTCAGTTCCGGCTCTCTCGTAGCACCGTGGGTGGATGTCGATACGTTCCGCGCGGACGACGCGGCGGAGCTGGCGCTGGTGGAGTCCTCCCGCCACGTCCGGGGCAGCACGGAGTTCGAGGCCGCCCGCATGATCCTCGGGTTCGTCCGCCCGAAGAACAGGCTGCGCCTACGCCGAATCGTGGCGGACGCAGGGGTTCTGGAGCTGAGCCGCCTCGACGAGACGGCACCGCTCACCGGCATCGACGCGGCCGAGCTCCGTAGCGACGCCATGGTGTACGAGAACCGCCACGGCATGTGCATTGCCGGGTGGCCGATCACCGAGTGCATCGCCCGCCACGTGGCTGGCCGACTCGCCGACGAGATCCTTCCGGAGGTGGACCGTAAGCAGCGGGACATCGAGCAGGAGCGTGCCCAGCCCTCCAGGTACTCCTACAGTCGGCGGGACGAGCGCAAGTTGGACGCGGAGGCGGCCGTCCTGCGTACCGTCCGGGCGTGGTGCGGCCAGGACAAGGCCGACCGCTACGACGAGTTGGTTGCCCTACGCGCCGAGGTCATCCGGATCGGAGAGCTGGTCGAGAAGGCGGTCAAGGCACTACGCGACCGCGGCCACGGCGTCATCGCCTCCACCATTGAGCGCGACCTTGGGGTCCATGTCGCCAGCCTTGATCCTGACGTGCGTCGATGAGACCGCGCCACGGATCTGGCTCCGCCTTGGGCGGCGCCGGCTGTGCAGCGGGCTTCTTTTCCTTCTCCGGCCGGTGTGGGTGCCAGCCGTCGAGGAACGGCCGCAGTTGATCTCCCGTCGGCTCCGCGTGGAAGTCGAGAGAAGCCAGGCCCCTGCCGCTCAGGGTGGGGTCGAGCCGGTCGGCCTCCGCCCTGCCCCAAGCCGACCACTCTCGCAGTTTTTCGGCTTCGAGGGCGTCCTCCGACGCGGCGGCGGCTTCATCCAGAGCGGCGCAGAACGTCCGGATCTCCCCTGCAGCCTGCCACCTCTCAAGGGCCGTGCCGAAATGCTCGCCCCGTACCGCGTGAACCGCCTTGATCGAAGCCACGCTGACGGCGGCCTCCCACTCCCGCCGCTCGCGCTCCTCCCGCTCCGCTTCCAGGCGCCGACGCTCGGCCTCCTGCCGCTCCCGCTCCTCTCGTAGGCGCTGCTGCTCCGCCTCACGTTCCAGTCGAGCCCGCTCCTCTTCCTCCGCGCGAGCCTTCAACGCCCGGAGGACTGAACCGATCTGTTCCTCCAACGGTTTCTTGGCCGTGTCGGCCCACTCCTTCTTCCAGCCGTAGCTGTAGCTGGAACCCGATTGCTGGCTGACCAGCAGCTCCAGCTCGCCGGACGGCTCGGACTTCTGGGCTGGGGTGACACGTTGCCAGTCGTACGTACGGCGGCCCGGCTGCTTGGGGACGTACCTGGACATCGGTGATCACACGACTGCGCGCCAGCCGGATCCGGTTCCACTCGGTCTCGTCCTCGCCGGTCACCCTGAGCAGCCCGAGGAAGAAGTCCCCCTTCGCCCGCCCGCTGTACTTCAGGCTGTATCCCTCAGGGGCACATTGCCGGGCTGCGTCGAATGCCCTGCGGTAGCGGGCCCGCTCCTCGGCGCTGGGATTCGGGATCCGGAGGAACCGCCCAGCCTGCTGTACCTCCGCGATCAAGGCCGCTCCGACTTCCGCCGGCGACGGCCGTGAGGGCTTCGCGGTGCGCTGCGGCGCTGGCTCCGTCGTGGATGAGGCTGGGGCTTGCCTCTGCGCTGGAGGGGCTGTTCGTGTCCGTTGCTCGGGACCCGTCGACCGCTGCTTGCGCGGAACTGGTTCCGGCCGGTCCGGGTGATGGCCGTGCTCCAGGTAGAAGCGGCCCGCGTCAGTGATCTCCGCCTGCCACTTCCCGCCCTGCTTGGGCATGGTGATCAGGCGCCGCTCCTTGAGCGCGCGGGCGGTAAGAGCGAGCTCGGGGCTGTCCGACGTGACGGGGTCGCTTCCACCCTCGATGCGGGTGAGGAGCGCGATCTGCCGGTCGTTTAACGGAGACCAAGGGTGCATGGCGATCGTCGTACCGTCTGCGGGCTCCTCGGCACAAGCCGTGGGGATGACTCTCCCGGGGCACATGCGGCGCCCGGCGCGCTCGAAGGTGGAACGCCACTCGCTGGGAGCCACCGGGGAGCCTTTCCCCGAAGTCGGCTCCCAAATGGCTCCCAAAATGGGCCCGCAACGCAAATCAGGGCCGGTGCTGATTTCTCAGCACCGGCCCTGACCTGGTGTTTTAACTGTCGGGGTGGCGGGATTTGAACCCACGACCTCTTCGTCCCGAACGAAGCGCGCTACCAAGCTGCGCTACACCCCGATTGTCGCTGCTTGTCCTGCTCAACCTGCTTGTCGCGGCGACGTCGTTTACTTTAGCCCACCGGTGGCCCCAGGCGAAATCCGGTTTTGGCGCGGTGGTGGACGAGGTTCGGGCGGATGTGGTCGAGGGTTATGAGGAGGACGGCCAGCGCGTAGAAGCCCAGGCCGAGGAGGAGGGCGTTGCCCAGGACGCTCTTGTAACCGTGCTGCTCCACGTCGAGGAAGCCGTACAGGTAGCGGTTCGGTGTGCCCGGGAGGAGGAGGTCGCCGCGGGCCAGGGAGAAGGCCAGGTAGGCCATGGGGTACAGGAGCCATGGTGCCGCCTGGCGCAGGTGCAGGTGGCCGGAGGCGGTCAGTAGCAGCCAGTTCGCGAGTGCCGCGATGGGGATCGCCGTATGCAGCGTCTGGTCGGTGATGGCGTGCCAGCCCGTCGGCGGAGACGGTGTGGTGAACGGGCTCGACGGGTTGGCCACCAGCAGGTGGTGGACCAGGGCTGCGATGACGGCGTACAGGAGTGTGGCGCCCGTCAGGGCGTCGGGGAGTGGGCGGTGGGTCGTCCAGGCGCGGCGGGCCGAGATGGTCATGACCACGGTCAGCAGGATGCTGCTCTGGATCGTGAACTGGCTCAGAACCTGGGCCGGGCTGCCCAGGACCAGTTCGATCGTCACGGCCGTGGCCGCTGCGGCGGCGGTGAGGAGGCGGAAGACCGCCGTCACGGGGCGGCGTACCGGGGTCACCACCGCCGTGGCGGGGACGGGGGAGGGGACGAGTGTCGGGCCACCCGGGAGCGCGGGGAGGTCCGGTATGTCGCTGGGTATCGGGGTGGTCATGCCCTCACGCTAGGGCGGGCGGGCAAATGGGACGATCCGGGTGGGCTGTCTGGGTTAGTCCCGCGCCGTCAGTGTCAGCAGTGTCGCCTCCGGCGGGCAGGCGAACCGTACGGGCGTGTAGCGGTTGGCGCCGCAGCCCGCCGAGACGTGGAGGTACGACGTCCGGCCCTCCGCCGTGTGCGTCGACAGGCCCTTCACGCGGTCGGTGTCGAGGTCGCAGTTGGTGACCAGGGCGCCGTAGAACGGGATGCAGAGCTGGCCGCCGTGCGTGTGGCCTGCCAGGGTCAACGGGTACGCGTCCGCCGTGAACGCGTCGAGGACCCGGAGGTAGGGGGCGTGGACGACGGCCATCGAGAAGTCTGCCGTCTCGGAGGGGCCGCCGGCCACCTGTGCGTATCGGTCCCGCTTGATGTGCGGGTCGTCCAGGCCCGTCAGTTCCAGCGACATGCCGTCGATCTTCAGCGTGCCGCGGGTGTTCGTCAGGTTCAGCCAGCCCGCCCCGTCGAAGCCGTCGCGCAGGTTCTCCCACGGGTTGTGGACCACGTCGACGGCGGGCGCGTTGCCGTTGAGGCCGTGCTTGCCCTGGACCTTCTCGACCAAGTAGCGGGCGGGGTTACGGGGTTTGGGGCCGTAGTAGTCGTTGGAGCCGAAGACGTACGCGCCCGGGAACTCCATCAGCGGACCGAGCGCGTCCAGCACCTCGGGCACGCCCTCCGGGTCGGACAGGTTGTCGCCCGTGTTGATCACGAAGTCGGGGCGCAGTCCCGCCAGGGAGCGGAGCCAGCGCTGCTTCTTGTACTGCCCGCCGACCATGTGGATGTCGGAGACCTGGAGCACGCGCAGGGGGCGCATACCGGCGGGCAGCACCGGCACGGTCACTCGTCGAAGCCGGAAGGAGCGGGTCTCGAAACCCGCCGAGTAGACGAGGCCGGCGGCGGCAACCGCCGTGATTCCCAGGGGTACTCCGTATCGCGCGCGCATGCTCCCATCGTGTCAGGCCGGAAGGGGCGGCGGAAATCCACGGGCGGTCCGCTTCCCGCACCTGCGACAATCGTTCGCATGACCACGCTCAAGTCGAAGCTCAGGGACGACCTCAACACCGCCATCAGGGCGCGCGACGAGCTCCGCTCCTCGACGCTCCGGCTCACTCTCACCGCCATCACCCAGGAAGAGGTCTCCGGCAAGGAGAAGCGCGAGCTCTCCGACGAGGAGGTCACCAAGGTGATCACCCGCGAGGCGAAGAAGCGCCGCGAGGCCGCCGAGGCCTTCGCTCAGGGCAACCGCCCCGAGCAGGCCGAGCGCGAGAAGGCGGAGGGCGAGCTCCTCGCCACCTACCTGCCCAAGCAGCTCGACGACGACGAGTTGAACCGGATCGTCTCCCAGGCCGTCGAGGAGGCCAAGGCGGCCGGTGCCGAGGGGCCGCGCGCCATGGGCCAGGTCATGAAGATCGTGAACCCGAAGGTCGCCGGCCTCGCCGAAGGCGGCCGGGTCGCCGCCGCCGTGAAGAAGCTCCTCGCCGGCTGACCTGCCGCGAACACCGACGCACCCGTACGTCGATGGGGGCGCCCTCCTCAAGGAGGGCGCCCCCATTCACGTACTAGGACTCACGCCACCCAGGCGCGCGCGGGCCCTCTACGGGAACCCTCCGTTGCCGCCGTCCCCGTTGCCGTTCCCGTTGTTGCCGCCGTTGTCGTTGCCCTGGATGAAGCCCTCGGGGATGGAGAAGGACGGCGTCGGGAACGTCGTGTTGCCGCCGTTGTTGTTGGCGCCGTTGTTGTTGCCGTCCGTCGCGCCGCCGTTGTTGTTGCCCCGGTCGTCCCCGTTGTCGCCGTCGCCGTTCTCGCGCGGCTTCTGGACGGGAGGTTCGATGATGGGGACGAGGTTGAACTGCCCGGAGTCCTTGCCTTCGAGGGCGCCGGTCATGGCGTCCTTCCAGATGGGGCCCGGGACCTTGCCGCCGAAGACGAGTTCGTTCCAGACGCCGCCGATGGTGATGTTGGTCATCTTCACGTTCTGCATGGCGCTGCCGACCCAGACGGCGCCGGACAGAGTCGGTGTGTAGCCGACGAACCAGGCGTTCTTGCGCTCGTCCGTCGTACCCGTCTTACCGGCGTTGGCGCGGCCGTCGGTGAGGCCGGCCTCCTTGCCGGTGCCGGAGTCGACGACGCCCTGGAGGAGGGTGTTGACCGTGTCCGCGGTCTTCTCCGACATGGCGCGCGAGCACGTCGACTTCGGGACCTCCAGCGACTTCTGGCGGCCGTTGATCTTCTGCGTGATCGACTCGATGGCGATCGGCGTGCAGTACATGCCCCGGGAGGCGAAGGCCGCGTACGCGCTCGCCATCGTCAGGGGCGAGATGCCCTTGGAGCCGAGGGCGATGGCGGGAACCTCGGGCAGCTTGTCGCCGTTGCCCTGCCTCACGTGCAGCGCGTCGGTCATCTTGACCACCGGGCACAGGCCGATGTCGGAGATCATCTGCACGAAGTAGGTGTTGACCGACAGCTCCATCGCCTTGCGCAGGCGGTACGGGCCCTTCTCCGACTCGCTCTCGTTCTCGACCTTCGCCTTCTCCTGGTTGGTCCACGGATTGCCGCTGCACGTCTGGACCGGGCTCGGGTACTCCATCTCGTACGGTGCCGAGTACTCCTGGATCGCCGGCCGGCCCTCCTCCAGGGCCGCCGCCGCCACGAACGGCTTGAACGTCGAACCGGTCGGGAAGCCGAAGTTGGAGCCGCCCCGGTCGTTGCCGACCGAGTAGTTGATCTCGGTCTCGTTCCTGCCGTAGCCGTACGGCTTCGACTGGCCCATGCCGAGGATCTTGCCGGTGCCCGGCTCGACCAGCGTGACCGCCGTCGCCACCTTGTCCGACTTGTACACGTGCTCCTTGATCGACGCCTGCACGGACGCCTGCGACTGCGGGTCCAGCGTCGTACGGATGGTCAGGCCGCCCTGGTTCCAGATCTTCGTCCGGTCCTCGCGGGTCTTGCCGAAGACCGGGCTGGCGAGGAACTCCCTCTCGACGTACTTGCAGAAGAAGCTGGCCCCCTTGACCGCCGCGATGCAGCCGTTCTTGGGCTTGCTGACCTTCAGGCCGAGCGGCGCCTCCTTGGCGGCGTCGGCCTCCTGCTGGGGGATGTCACCGACCTCCGCCATCCGCTGGAGCACGGTGTTACGGCGCTTGATGGCCTCCGCCGGGTCGTTCACCGGGTCGAACCGGGTCGGCTGCTGGACGACGCCGGCCAGGAGGGCCGCCTGGGGGAGGGTGAGGTCCTTCGCGGACTTGGAGAAGTAGCGCCGGGAGCCGGCCTCGGCGCCGTAGGCCTGCTGGCCGAAGTACGTGATGTTCAGGTAGTTCTCGAGGATCTTCTTCTTGCCCAGCTCCTCCTCGACCTGGATCGCGTACTTCAGCTCCTTGACCTTGCGGCCGATGGTCTGCTGCTGGGCCTGCGCGACCTTCGTCGGGTCGTCGCCCGCCTCCTCGACGAACACGTTCTTCACGAGCTGCTGCGTGAGCGTGGAAGCGCCCTCCGCGACGCCACCGCTCTGCGCGTTCTTGTTGAGGGCGCGCAGGACGCCCTTGAGGTCGACCGCACCGTGCTCGTAGAACCGGGAGTCCTCGATGGCGACGATCGCCTTCTGCAGGTAGGGCGAGATGTCCTTGAGCTCGACGACCGTGCGGTCGCGCGAGTAGACCGTGGCGAGCTGGCCGCCCTTGGCGTCAAGGATCGTGGTGCGCTGGCTGAGCGGCGGGCGCTTGAGATTGGCCGGGATCTCGTCGAACCCCTCTACCGAACCCTTGGCCGCGAGACCGAGCGCGCCGGCGGCGGGCAGGGCGATCCCTGCCATGACGGCTCCCGCGAGCACGCTGACACCGAGGAACTTGGCGGCCTGCTGTGTTGTCGACAGGCCACCGCCCGAGCGCTTGTTTGGCATGAGGGCAGCCTACGTTCTCATTCGCCGGACACACGTATAGGCCTTGGCCTAAGCTGCTCACAACTGTCACAGCAGTGAGGTCACGTATCAATACGTCCGTGAGACCCGAATCGTTTCGGATGTAGCCCAACTTTTTTTGTGGAGAACGTGCCCGGATCCGCCTTGTGTGTCACGAGGTGTCCGTTGTGACCCAGGTGAACTGTCCCGCTTTGCCGGGATAGTCACGCATGTCGGTCGCTCACTCCCCCGGGTGATCTGCCGCTTACCCATAGTCCGTTCGGGCCATTCAAGATTGGGCCCGAAGGGGGTGTTGCGTCGTGCCCGCCTTCCGTAACGTCCTCAACTGGCGGCGGTGAATATGCCGCTGCCGCCGTGGGGGAGCCTCGATTCGGGAGAGGACGGCGCCGGTATGGGCTGGGTAACCGACTGGAGTGCGCAGGCGGCCTGCCGCACTACCGATCCGGATGAACTGTTCGTTCAAGGAGCAGCGCAGAACAGGGCCAAGGCGGTGTGCACCGGATGTCCGGTACGCACGGAATGCCTGGCCGACGCGCTCGACAACCATGTCGAGTTCGGCGTGTGGGGAGGAATGACGGAGCGGGAGCGCCGCGCACTGCTGCGCAGGCGTCCCACCGTCACCTCGTGGCGCCGGCTGCTCGAAACAGCGCGTACGGAGTACGAGCGGGGGGCGGGAATCCTGCCTCTCGATGAGGAAGAGGTGTACGAGAACTACTTGGCGGTGGGCTGAGCCGCCGTCTCGGTCAGTCACTCGCCTCCGCAAGCTCCGGCAGCTCTGGCCGGTCGGTCGCGAGCCGGTTACCGATGTCCCGCAGTCCTGCGAGGTCATGTACATCGCCGGGCAGCGCGGCGACCTCGGTCACGGCCACCTCCGGGTGGAGCGAGGTGAAGCGGTCCCGTGTGCGCTGCTCGCGGGAGAGCAGTTGCATACGGTCGGCGTGCAGCCGGAGCAGGCCTGCGGTGAGTTGTTGGACGGTGGGCTCACTCGGGTCGGCGGTCGATTCACTGTCGGTGGTGGTGGGGGAGCCTTCGGCGTGTTCGGCATCCACGTCGTGAGCCGGACGGTCTGGATGGTCTGAACTGCCGTACGTGTCGGGAGAGTTACGAAGTCCAGCTTTCCCGTCCTCCTGATCGACAATGCGGGGCTCTTCAAGATTTTCCGCGGCGGCGAGCGCACGCTCGGCCGACAGTTGGGCGGCGCCGCTGCCGTGGACCCGGTTGAGCACCAGTCCGGCGAGCGGCATGTCCTCCGCGGCCAGCCGCTCGACGAAGTACGCGGCCTCGCGCAGCGCGTCGCGCTCCGGTGCCGCCACCACCAGGAACGCCGTGCCGGGTGCCTGAAGCAGCTGGTACGTGGCATCGGCGCGGGTACGGAAACCACCGAAGGTGGTGTCCATCGCCGCGACGAACGTCTGGACGTCCTTGAGGAGTTGGCCGCCGAGAAGCTTGCCCAGGGTGCCCGTCATCATCGACATGCCGACGTTCAGGAACTTCATCCCCGCGCGCCCGCCCAGTTTCGCCGGCGCCGTCAGCAGCCGGATCAGCCGGCCGTCGAGAAACGAACCGAGCCGCTTCGGGGCGTCCAGGAAGTCCAGCGCGGACCGGGACGGAGGCGTGTCGACGACGATGAGATCCCAGTCGTCGCGGGCTCGCAGCTGCCCCAGTTTCTCCATCGCCATGTACTCCTGCGTGCCCGCGAAGCCCGCCGAAAGCGACTGGTAGAAGGGGTTGGCGAGGATCGCGGCGGCCCGCTCCCCGTCGGCGTGCGCCTCGACGATCTCGTCGAACGTACGCTTCATGTCGAGCATCATCGCGTGCAGCTCGCCGGGGCCCTCGACGCCCTTGACCCGCCGCGGGACGTTGTCGAGCGAGTCGATGCCCATGGACTGGGCGAGCCTGCGGGCCGGGTCGATGGTGAGCACGACCACCTTCCGCCCCCGCTCGGCGGCGCGCAGCCCGAGCGCCGCCGCCGTGGTCGTCTTACCGACCCCGCCGGCTCCGCAGCACACCACGATCCGCGTGTGCGGGTCGTCGATCAGTGGATCCACCGCGAGCACGCGCGCGGGGGACAGGCCATGGCGGGAAGCGGTGCCGTGCGGGTCCGGGCTCATGACATCCTCTGCTTCCGCAGTTCGTTGGCCAGTTCGTACAGACCTGCCAGGTCCATGCCCTCGGTGAACAGCGGCAGTTCGTGCAACGGCAGATGCAACCCGCCCAGCACGGAACGCTGTTCGTGCTCCAGCGCATACCGCTCGGCGTACTCCTCGGCCTGGGTCAGCAACGGGTCCACCAGCTTCTCGGCGTGGCCGCCGCGCCGTGCCCCGCCGAGCCCGGCGGCCGACAGCGACCGCGCGAGCGCGGTGCGCGGAGCCGCTCGTACGAGTTCCAGCTCTGCCTCGTCCAAGACCTCGGGCCGCACCATGTTGACGATGATCCGTCCCACCGGCAGCTTGGCCGCCCGCAGCTCGGCGATACCGTCCGCGGTCTCCTGGACGGGCATCTCCTCCAGGAGTGTCACCAGATGCACCGCCGTCTCCGGCGACTTGAGCACGCGCATCACGGCCTGCGCCTGATTGTGTATCGGGCCGATCTTCGCGAGGCCGGCCACCTCGTCGTTGACGTTCAGGAAACGTGTGATGCGGCCGGTCGGCGGGGCGTCCATCACGACGTGGTCGTAGGCGAACCGCCCGCTCTTGTCCTTCCGGCGGACCGCCTCGCACGCCTTGCCGGTCAGGAGTACGTCCCTGATCCCGGGGGCGACGGTGGTGGCGAAGTCGATAGCGCCGAGTTTCTTCAGGGCGCGGCCTGCGCTCCCGAGTTTGTAGAACATCTGGAGGTAGTCCAGCAGCGCCTGCTCGGGGTCGATGGCGAGGGCGAACACCTCCCCGCCCCCGGGAGCGACGGCGACCTTCCGCTCCTCATAAGGCAGCACTTCTGTCTCGAAGAGCTGCGCGATGCCCTGCCTGCCCTCGACCTCGACGAGAAGCGTGCGCTTCCCCTCGGTGGCGAGGGCGAGCGCGAGCGCTGCGGCGACCGTGGTCTTTCCGGTCCCGCCCTTACCGCTGACGACCTGGAACCTGCTCACGTATTCGAGATTAACCAGTCCGGCTCGAAGCTACGCCGGAGGCTGTGGACAACGTGGGCGCGAGGTGCCCGGCGCCAGCGGATAAAGTCGCCTCCATGACCAAGTGGGAATACTCGACCGTGCCGCTGCTCGTCCACGCCACGAAGCAGATTCTGGACACCTGGGGCGAGGACGGCTGGGAGCTCGTCCAGGTCGTGCCCGGGCCGAACAACCCCGAGCAGCTCGTGGCGTACCTGAAGAGGGAGAAGGCGTGAGCGCGGTCGAGGCGCGCCTCGCCGAACTGGGCCTGACCCTGCCGGCTGTCGTGCCGCCGCTGGCCGCGTACCAGCCGGCTGTGCGGTCGGGGGTGTACGTGTACACCTCGGGCCAGCTGCCCATGGTGGACGGGAAACTTCCGGTCACCGGGAAGGTGGGCGCGGAGGTCACGCCCGAGGAGGCCAAACAACTGGCCCGCACGTGTGCGCTGAACGCGCTCGCGGCGGTCAAGTCGGTCGCCGGTGACCTCGACCGGATCGCGCGCGTCGTGAAGGTCGTCGGCTTCGTCGCCTCGGCGCCCGACTTCACGGGCCAGCCCGGGGTCGTCAACGGCGCGAGCGAACTCCTCGGCGAGGTACTGGGCGACAAGGGCGTCCACGCGCGCAGCGCGGTCGGCGTGGCGGTACTGCCACTGGACGCGCCTGTCGAGGTCGAGGTCCAGGTGGAGCTGAGCGATCTTTAGCCCGTCCGGCGTTTGAGGACGAGCGCGATACGGGGGTCTGGGGCAGCGCCCCCAGGGATGGGACGGGTAGGGGCGGCGGGGGCGAGAACCCTCGGGGCCTCGAACATGCGCCCACCACCGGATAGCCTCCGCCCATGGCAAACGGGCAGTGGTACCCACCGGAGTGGCCGGACCTCATCCGTGGGCTCGCCGAAGGCACCCTCACCCCGGTCACCCCCAAGCGCGCGGCCACCGTCATGCTCCTGAAGGACACCGACACCGGCCCCGTCGTCCACATGCTGCGCAGACGCGCCTCCATGGCCTTCGCCGGGGGCGCGTACGCGTATCCGGGCGGCGGAGTCGACCCGCGCGA
Protein-coding sequences here:
- a CDS encoding LacI family DNA-binding transcriptional regulator, which produces MGFAEKRGNYWRGRYKTAPGMHLTVADENGKAIRFATKGEAQRAASEAENKYRRGDWRDPSLGQETFGEYANRWYAAQDLAASTMQNYKRHIEEHLLPDFEDKALAGVLRMDVDLWEKKEKAVYAASSVKTWRSTLHLIFEDAIDEGLITSNPAARRRGRGKRAGRSRDRGPEKVITDPLGILLTAERAALLSGRDDEFVAVVLKGYTGMRWGEIVGLETEFARPGSVRVEWQLYELDTGELVRCPPKDDSYRKIDAMDWLSALVANHVARTKPKPCPCHGKTYVFRGQGAARTGGHQGAKLIDVARRAEVSTGTVSNVLNHPDRVTEAKRVRVEQAIVDLGFVRGGVVAQHAAHWRRNGFATWLFTPAVSGWYPRKAPQDARPVPLLGEPRPGIPARGRGASDRADACWLPIAKGLTPHGLRHTHRTVMEDLGTEKVLMDERMGHIDGSVSARYAHVTPGMRKRLMLGLTEQWETALDARLAMSPTSPVRVLGDFLRARRESHAPEEPQR
- a CDS encoding PE-PGRS family protein codes for the protein MEIGEHWAYRARPKDLGSAVRQVEVVRVGGPGRSGWIHVRFLEGDAVGLQEWVSSGSLVAPWVDVDTFRADDAAELALVESSRHVRGSTEFEAARMILGFVRPKNRLRLRRIVADAGVLELSRLDETAPLTGIDAAELRSDAMVYENRHGMCIAGWPITECIARHVAGRLADEILPEVDRKQRDIEQERAQPSRYSYSRRDERKLDAEAAVLRTVRAWCGQDKADRYDELVALRAEVIRIGELVEKAVKALRDRGHGVIASTIERDLGVHVASLDPDVRR
- a CDS encoding Pr6Pr family membrane protein, with the translated sequence MTTPIPSDIPDLPALPGGPTLVPSPVPATAVVTPVRRPVTAVFRLLTAAAAATAVTIELVLGSPAQVLSQFTIQSSILLTVVMTISARRAWTTHRPLPDALTGATLLYAVIAALVHHLLVANPSSPFTTPSPPTGWHAITDQTLHTAIPIAALANWLLLTASGHLHLRQAAPWLLYPMAYLAFSLARGDLLLPGTPNRYLYGFLDVEQHGYKSVLGNALLLGLGFYALAVLLITLDHIRPNLVHHRAKTGFRLGPPVG
- a CDS encoding metallophosphoesterase is translated as MRARYGVPLGITAVAAAGLVYSAGFETRSFRLRRVTVPVLPAGMRPLRVLQVSDIHMVGGQYKKQRWLRSLAGLRPDFVINTGDNLSDPEGVPEVLDALGPLMEFPGAYVFGSNDYYGPKPRNPARYLVEKVQGKHGLNGNAPAVDVVHNPWENLRDGFDGAGWLNLTNTRGTLKIDGMSLELTGLDDPHIKRDRYAQVAGGPSETADFSMAVVHAPYLRVLDAFTADAYPLTLAGHTHGGQLCIPFYGALVTNCDLDTDRVKGLSTHTAEGRTSYLHVSAGCGANRYTPVRFACPPEATLLTLTARD
- a CDS encoding GatB/YqeY domain-containing protein, giving the protein MTTLKSKLRDDLNTAIRARDELRSSTLRLTLTAITQEEVSGKEKRELSDEEVTKVITREAKKRREAAEAFAQGNRPEQAEREKAEGELLATYLPKQLDDDELNRIVSQAVEEAKAAGAEGPRAMGQVMKIVNPKVAGLAEGGRVAAAVKKLLAG
- a CDS encoding transglycosylase domain-containing protein → MPNKRSGGGLSTTQQAAKFLGVSVLAGAVMAGIALPAAGALGLAAKGSVEGFDEIPANLKRPPLSQRTTILDAKGGQLATVYSRDRTVVELKDISPYLQKAIVAIEDSRFYEHGAVDLKGVLRALNKNAQSGGVAEGASTLTQQLVKNVFVEEAGDDPTKVAQAQQQTIGRKVKELKYAIQVEEELGKKKILENYLNITYFGQQAYGAEAGSRRYFSKSAKDLTLPQAALLAGVVQQPTRFDPVNDPAEAIKRRNTVLQRMAEVGDIPQQEADAAKEAPLGLKVSKPKNGCIAAVKGASFFCKYVEREFLASPVFGKTREDRTKIWNQGGLTIRTTLDPQSQASVQASIKEHVYKSDKVATAVTLVEPGTGKILGMGQSKPYGYGRNETEINYSVGNDRGGSNFGFPTGSTFKPFVAAAALEEGRPAIQEYSAPYEMEYPSPVQTCSGNPWTNQEKAKVENESESEKGPYRLRKAMELSVNTYFVQMISDIGLCPVVKMTDALHVRQGNGDKLPEVPAIALGSKGISPLTMASAYAAFASRGMYCTPIAIESITQKINGRQKSLEVPKSTCSRAMSEKTADTVNTLLQGVVDSGTGKEAGLTDGRANAGKTGTTDERKNAWFVGYTPTLSGAVWVGSAMQNVKMTNITIGGVWNELVFGGKVPGPIWKDAMTGALEGKDSGQFNLVPIIEPPVQKPRENGDGDNGDDRGNNNGGATDGNNNGANNNGGNTTFPTPSFSIPEGFIQGNDNGGNNGNGNGDGGNGGFP
- the wblA gene encoding transcriptional regulator WblA, with translation MGWVTDWSAQAACRTTDPDELFVQGAAQNRAKAVCTGCPVRTECLADALDNHVEFGVWGGMTERERRALLRRRPTVTSWRRLLETARTEYERGAGILPLDEEEVYENYLAVG